TAGTGGAGACAAGTCTAACCCGATCAAACCTGTGTGtgtatgatttagagaaaagagagagaaaggacaacagcctgaagcacggcagaaaattctgtctaacatcatgtgaatcagttaatgtagacCCTAAGTGTTGATTGTCTCCGTCCATCTTCGGTCCCCCTCTGAGCGACATCCATCCCCAAACGTCCTTTGACAGGTTCAGCTACCTGAAAAGATTagtcttaaaatggaatatagaATCATATGTTCATACCGGGCAGATTACGCCCAATTGTAGGTAATTATCAACTACtattatcattatcattaaAGCAGGCCACATAGTGGCTTAATCATATGGATCttagtaaaaaatatttcatcattatCAAAAACAATGTACGTGTTTAGCAAAATTAGAAAACTTTTTCTTTAAAGCAGCCTCCATTTATTACCTAACACATGTCCTAAAAATCATCCTATGGAGAGGTGAacacataactaaaaataacctgtgaggtcctattaatactttcattcatgacatgtgcttaactaatttcatttaatcaacCAGTCATTAACGTATCTGATGATCTGTACAGCATTCATACCaataaatcaaatattctgATTTCTATAATATCAACATTATTCATTAATTCACAGAAATCACTGTAAAGGATGTCAGACGGCGGCCCCCCTTTTCACTTATGGGTTATCCTCTGTCAATCCAGTGAGCCTGATCACGGCCCCCTCTTTCTTACATCCTTGATTTGAGGGGCCCGACCCCTTAACCATTTGCATCTGACAGGCGGTTGGTACTCCCGGTCCCCCTGAGTCCATGGTTGTAGTCATGCTCCTAAGGATGAGAGCCTGaagggtgtcatcctcttgtatcagtttatctttgactatgtgttgcatcttatgtgaaatcaacagttatgttgtgtaagctgtagcagtgagcggtgtgGCAGgtaagcaacaagggcagatatatttaattagggcagcaaagagatcattagaaaaggccacagaatcatacatccataacaatcccactgttgaggtgggaaaaacccacctcacatcaaTCAACGTGTCTAGTGCATATGGACCTAAGGTAGAATACGGTAGACAGTTCCTTTCGGCCGTCGCGTAACTCCACCTCACCAAACGGAGTGTCATTTCTCTGGTAACTGCCTGCAGCCCTCAGTGTGTGCACCCCTCTGTTTCCCATAGACCTatgctgatgtgtgtctgacattcaaatgattaaaacattgcAAATAGATAATAATGCCctgttgaaaaatttaaaacaacaaaaataataaaaagcagcACAGCGGAAATGAGCAGCACAATATGTATCAGTATTGTAGACCCTGAATCGTGGACCCTGTGCAATTATCTATTGCAGTTGTCTGGTCCTCCTCTTAGCACAGTATCATAATTTCTCCAGCACTTTGGTTTGGTTCCATGagatccacatcatcacttgtgcttaaatattcagtggacaacATCAGTGTGTGCTCTGGCACCACATCCATTTGATATTCTGGTCATCTCAAACCTCTGGTATCACTGGAACCAATCGCACGATCAATACACCTGAGGATGTGAGCTGGAATACACGTTGCACAACAGCATACACAACCTGCGATCACCACAACAACAGTCAATGACGTGAATATACTCACCAGTAAGTTTCCCCATTTTCCAAaccacatctaaaacatttttgtgaattgttcatTGATTCCTGAGTACAATTTTAATTCAATGGATAGTGATTCCAATTCATTTAGGGCCTTCGTTAGAGATCCATCAGGTGCTGtaattgttgggaataaaagaacaacaagcctctccaaaaacaccacacaacattttttctgtctttgtttttttgtttttttttataaggatcatatccaaagcttctattttgacaagaaataatttcaacatcctgtttacacagccttcagctgtctctcctgttttgcctcggtgtcatttaaaagattagaatcgGTTCTAACAGGAAACAGTTTGTATTCTAGCAGACATATCAAATtcagaaacacattttctgaaaggttccccCTGACGAACTAGGCCAATCGGTGTCAGGGGATCCTGGATGGAGAGGGTAACCAGGGTACATCTTTCCTGTCCTGTCAATagcaattattattaattattaaagcaattattccccataaatcagttctgttcagcagcaagtaAAAGTTCAAGGCCTTGTATCAAGTTAATTTACATCTAAGTTGTAAACATCATCATCTATAAATAAGTAACTCAGAAGCACACAGGAAGTTATAATTTCTATTCATGAAGTTATTTGAattgattaaatagttgaacactcctttaacccttcatgtaaattattccacaatttcccacattcacagaagtaaacatgtgtttgttgattattcatacagttttactttagaaatccttctcccctctgtgatttttttattttgtgacctccttTCAAATTTACCAGGACATACTCCTTCAAGCTTAACCCAGCAATTAGAATTTGTATTGTTTAAGCTTCATCACGTTGCCTCTGTTGAAGTAACCCAGCCCACTCAAAATTTATGAAACAGGTTCCACATAATTatattttgttagttgaaagcAAAAAGATTAGTTAATCTTACCTCATGACGTTatggttactggaataaattaatttagtttcacaagcacatttttgatgtgttagttggaaatgaaatgttaagtcaaaagatatccaaTTGAACCTATTTGTATGTTCTTCCTCaggtgctttctgatttctctgaggtttccttCGGAGGACGTCTCTCCCTTCCTGCTATATAATCTGCTTACCTTAGTTTTGTCCTCATCCAGAgtttgtttctcctgttggttctttggttagagcctcctgtgtgttatgagacaaaaacttcacagcagatTAAAATCTTTGAACATGTCACTTGCTCTCTCTCTGAATCCAGACTGGGTTCACACCCAgactgaagagaggaggtgaaaggtcagggtatggttcttcctgtcagcagctcATGGGGAATTAAACCCATGGGCTCAGTGGGTGATGATCTTATGTAAAACATCCAGACACTTCATTTTTGTATCAGCACAAACTTTagccaacctttttttttattgtgtgatTAGCTCTCTCAGCCGACCTGGTGAAAGTGTCAAGCATCTCTGCAtcctttcactctgttgtcAGCATCCTTAAAATCAATAACAATTTCCTTTAGGGCTTGTTGGGAACAGGAAATTCTCCAGTACCTGTTTTCATGAGAATCTTATATGTAGATAATACAATAGTCATCTTCTCACCTTTAacccaaaaatcatatttatattgtaacccAGTTAGTTGCTAATTTATTTTCCGTTAAATAGTAGCCAATGTTATATAAAAGTAATTTGGATATTCTGTACAACCTCAATCAtaccattatttagttattcattcaTGTTAAACATTTGATCAGAATAACCAGTAATTTTTTTCCCGTTATATccatttccatttttccatcctatgattattattatttctttttgttttctctgaagtctaaaTGTTAGTCAGACAAATATTTGAGACaaactttaaaacagaaatttagacaaacacttaaGACACACAACACGTGTCGGCTTCAGCCTCCCTTCTTAAGGATGTTTGGGCGGCCAAATATTTTACCATCAAATTATTTAACCAGAACCTATGGCAgaatgacaggttctatttggttctgttcccatctcaaagagaatttagatccaatttcacctcaaacaaattcataagaaatttaagttttcaccctctgaaactaaaacccagaaaacTGTTCCCACTTGCGAGCATCTGAACACATATAGGGAATACTGAtattagagaaaaacaaatgaaaaacaaacttgtTGCGCTCCAAAATGTTCATTAGTTGTCCgaacacaactatgaatcaaaacccaaaacaaataatgagctcacagaaactaaaacataccatttgatccatgaacctttcactcatgtggtccacatcattcatcattcataccttgaccttcattcattcctgtcacaCTCTTCTCAACCACACGTTTTCAACCCTCAGACACAATCTTTCGATTCCTATTGTTCCTGAACCCCAGAAATCTTATGTTCTAAGTAATAATGTgtcaatggacccatttgtcaggctgGTCCCAGCCACCTTTTCAGGCTTTTTtcacctaggagaaaaataaatgtttagggttatcTCTCACATCATCAGGCACTATAATGGGACGACTCTTCATCAACCTTTCCAGAGAAATCATGAGTATTGTGACCGGCAATacctgaaaataaacagtttgatcaTACAGTCATCCCAGTGCAACAAATTAACGCAAACAAGAAATCACAAACTTAGGTAGTGAAATCAGCATTCTTTCTTTCACCATCTTCCTTTCACAACACATAatcatatttgtacattgttatttccattattattatatacaaagaagacaaaaataaacaacatcgCAGTCTTGGTGTGTAACAGCTTATtaaggagtaaaagaagataaaaagcaaatagattagttataaacagaatcatttcattcagaaaaaggaaaggataGCCTCCCTTTGTTGCACCTGGTGGTCTGACACAAAACTATGAATACTTGGCCTCTAGTCACCCTTTTAGTAGCAtcaagttaagttttcagtccaactttccttttcattttcttatccatccttCTATTCTTACCTCTGTTATTTGATTTTGCATCACTGCAATGCCCCTCCTTATGCACAGCGtcctgagtgccttgttgctggaaagcgctatataaataaacctgacTTGACATAAATCGGTATATACAATTCACCTggcattttattgcttttaattcCATCAATTAAATTAACTGTATCATTTaatgcaactaccacttttggtgaaaaccaaGTTTTAATATATGACATTAATTTTTATCTTGTCAGAAGGCGATGGTAGATTTATTCTGTTCAAATTATATAAAGCTAACAGCCTTTTTCCTCCTGCTGAAAGTCTTAAATGAGTGaaagtttttccaagtttaatcACTGCAATTAATTGTTGTAAAGTTTTCGACAAATCATCCTTTGGAGTCAGATCaaatctgagtctaactggtcgagttaaaatccaaaatttaaaattgtttaaaagcctgttgccttaaaattgtcacattatCGTTCTGAGAATGTTTTTCCCTTCAAGCTCGTAAAAGAGTTTTCCACAACTGGTGCTGCCAATCTAGAACACGCTGATGTTATTTATGGCCATGCCACAGAAACTAATCTTCATCCCctcaaactttgaaatactccgtatttagaaatatttaatcCAATTTAATTCACAATATGGCATGAGAAATACTGATCAgttatctttttgtgttttatgccaagaattaggaaaatgagacgttttgcatttcattttaaagcttCATCAGCTTGGAATACTTTGCCTCACTTACTTACTGTATCACTGTTAttcatatttactttattgtaaaacatctttctcttgctttcagtaagaataaaggttcatttattctggacttaattCTCGCAGAGATGTGCGCATGAACTCTGCATCTGCatgttgtcttattttgtgtcttgtgATGTGTGTCATGCAGTTGCTATGCTGGAGGTTGTGATTTTGGTTGTGTGTGACTATGtggttgtgagagtgtgtgtttgtgtgcatgtgtattcTTGAGAATGTTGTGGGTATTCCTGTGTGATTTTCTCATATTTGTTTGATTCGTTTTACAGAACATCTTCTGTTCGGCAAGGACCCTGTCAAAAATGAGATGGTACATCTCAAAGGCTTACCCTTGAAATAATCAGGTGTCAGTGCTGCCAATtatatcttttatttctttccatacataatatgtgtCAACAAAGTCAAAATCAGGTTGAACGCCATTGGATCTTCCCTGCAAATGTCTCTGTTTGGCCCTGATAAAGCTGCTCCCTcgtaatcatctggttccataacaatgtttgtggtattcatcagcaagattataacggctctgaatgttctattctaatctagctttatttagatctatctatattttctaatgcagtaagtccttattatatttaagagtgGGGTCACTAGTTTGTATTAGTTCCTATTCTTCTAATTTGTGCTAATTTCATTAGTTCTAGTgcttattttaatctctttccatACCTCGATTGTTCTCTTTTATGTGTAGTGTAGGGTTAGGGTCAGAGTATTGTGTTCATTTAATTGTGAATGTAAGTATTAAATCTGAACCATAGataccatttgtttaaaactcttgttcaattacatttaactgtaactgagtcTTGTGTAAAACGTATTCATTTAGAAGGCTTAATGAatttgatgaacacaaaaatgaaggacacattatgttttataatcttagtttgtcttgcccagttttataaacacactgtacagtttcctttttaatcacactttgtatttatttcaagtaactaaagtttgtttcatttagctaaagttttctccatttagtccatccagtccagtaattctgttaaggtgcatttcatcctgtttttaatttgagtctaatttgatcattctgactggaaaaagtcaaaccatctattaaaatcatgttttgagggGAGAGATTGTCCCTTTCTGGCACTTCCTTTTGTGttatcataaagaactgacataatattattatggtactgttggatcagacctgctcttgtagtctctaattattattgtgataccttatttaataaataacactgagTGTCAGatagttaaaaatgtttttacctttcaagCAGGCAGTCCATGGTCAGGACTGCTTCTCCAgacctaaaaactcaaaattccaattagtttcataccagaaaactatttaaattaaatgtatcctgccacatatcccctaattttttacataacatgaaacagacatttatttcacaaaaacagacagacaaaatggacaaacaTTGGCCACATGAAAAGTTCGATTACCCtgtaaattcagcattttagagtggaaccactttgtgtcacttaatgattaaaaattatttcttacccTTTTCTGGTGACTCAACAATTATTtccatcaaactgttgttttaacttgttaaagcaTCTTTGTGGGTGAAACTTGCTAATATATTTCTCCTCCCTGTCTACAAGCATTGCTCCTACAGAACAAGCAGGGAGCTAATTTTctagtgatgtgtcagtcattctctcacttcacacacacacgttcacacactctggccaaccaggcGGTACAGCACCGTTTCCTGGTCCACATGAGAGCTTATTTcgttatctctcagacaccaaagTTTATTCACAGTAGAGTTTGTTCAGTGAGCTAGGGTCTGTTAGCTTCGCATGTAGCAGTCAAGGTCCGTCAGTCTAATGTGTCCCCCGTCACTTCAGTCTGCTCACTGTTATGATTTACACACATCCACACTGGCCAATTGATGTTACACTTTTATCTTTATACTATCTTTGTACAGCTGTTtactcaaaataataaaaaagagtgGGCGGCTTTTAGACCTTTTTCTTTAACAAGGTTAGAGAGGCCTTTTAAACTTGTATCACTCCCCCCGGCAGTATTTTTTGACCGTTCTTATGGAATAGTCAGGACCCAACCTTACCCGGGTATGCACATCTATATCCCTGCGTGTTTACTTTTAAAGAAGTGGGCAGCTTTGAGATCTTTTAAGAAGATCAGGGAGGCCTTTTAAACCCATACACTTCCCCTCGGTAGTATCTTTTGACCCTCCTTATGGGAAAAGTCAGGACCCGACAGACCTCTAACCCGAGTATTAGCGTGCTTCATTCAGGGAGGTGGCTTTTATATTGTGTGCGAGGGAAACCGATCTTCCCTTGCATACAATAAAGGAACTCAAAATCTACACCCCTAGATTTTAGCTGTCTTTTAGAAGATTGTACAGTTCTTCCCGGGATGACACCGTTAAAATTGCACCGATTATCTACACGCCTTACGGTTCAACGTGTTCGCAACGattattctgaaccatttctctgcctccaagaattacaaaaacagcacactcagaactaacaacacagccagagtgtttttacagacaaaacactggagatttttAATAGGAATCTGCTTACCAGTTGCGGCCACTGCTGTGATGTGTTTTCCTTCCGTGGCAACCCTATCCTATCCAAAAGTGGTTTCCGCTTCCGGGGCACGGGCGGAAACACCAATTTGTCCGAGCTactgcaccctgttggcggtcagacgtctCGGAGCCCCACCGGTACTTGGACCCCAAAAACAGTCACCacttctatctaaagactcttaaaggaacaactctcaaccagtttctaacttttagctcttttaatttaaattgaggcagaggaatgattacagagaacagcgctgaggctcccgtctcggaccgtcgccatctgttagaggatgacgaagagcctcgatagaaggtcacatgtagttttatatctggcactccaatgcaatggatgtgctctccctcaatgattatcagtagactatgtgtcaccattgtggtgtttatctcttagattgtgtagtagcgggtgtccatacttaatctaagtgtgctgtagttttctaatcaacccagttataccagctgttCCACTATctaacccagtgccccagcttcaggccATTTCTGAccaaccttgggccatttatccttgtactgggtgtctatgagcattcttatcctattgtaacaaaagggaaacattagaacttatatttatttcactatagtttaaaagggaaaaacagctatgagcatattaattaTTCCTAACAGTTTAAATCTtatacttttaaatatttattttacctaGTAAACAGTCAAAATCTTAGAAGTAACCTTTTCTCTGTACTAAACCCAAAAATAAGAAGAAATTATTCCCATTTTATCGTCCCTCCACTGGCTACCAGTTAATTTTAGAAGTAATTTAAAGATTTGAATAACCCTATATTGCAGTTTATCACAAAATTCTAACTCCATATGCCCATAGGGCCTAGCTGAAACCGTAGGTCCTTAATCAAAGCTCTTAGGGCTTTGCCATAATCTTTGCTGAGAACTAAGGTAATTAAGCTTTTTTGGTAAGGCAGCAGTTCTTCTGAATTTTCCATGAGATCAGAAAGGCAAACTCACTCTTGTcttaatttcctttttaatgAATAACGTTATAAGACTTTCGATGTGCCTTCATGTACttgatattttatcttttttttttcctttgatcGTTtcctaaattttattttaattttacttgcTTTTAATCTCCATTAGCAGCTGCTATTTTAATCgtatttgttttactgtttttctatTATTAAACATTGTAATGCCCTTTTTAACCGCaattgttttaatattattatgacAATATCAGCTGTTAAAAGGACATTAGGTTTGTGAGTTTTTCAAACTCAATGAGCGAAACTCGGAACTTTGTTCAActggtgatttaaaaaaacaggaagaagCGCTTCGATCTCGCGAGAAAATCTCAAGCTTTGCCCGTTTTAACACGGGTTGGAAACCCCGTTCCTCCCTCTTCCCTCCGCTGTCCACAAGCGAGGTAAAGCGCTATTTTTCTCTTATTCACATTTGTGAGAATAAATAACTTCAGAAgttaaatgtttgcttttcagACGCATTTTACCAAGGCGTAATGTATAGATGATTGAATTGTTTGGGCTTTGTGACAAATACGTCAATATGACTTAGTTTTTAAGTATTTAATAGTGTTCTCAGTGTAGCTGGCAGTGATGGCTGCCCCCATGCTTCTTCATTTGGCCTGCTAGCGCGGTTtgctgtcttttatttttaaaatgtaaaaatctgaaagtacTGACACTACCTGGGAGTTATAGCTCGTGTAGGCAAATAAACTAATTCATTGGCTTTATTGCATGGCGTTTAAATAAATTCCTGTATGTCGTGGGGTTTAGGGTAGGTAGCCAACATGCGACATCAAAGCTAACATGCCGGCTACATCTGTTAGCTCCTTAAGTGCACTAGACCTAAATGTCTGACTTTCCACAATTTATAGGTGATGATGCAGGTTGGTTttaaatttgcatttaaatcgtttcccacatttgtttttaattatgaaTAAGCCTAACCAGGGACTGGGTCTACAAATTAGCCGGTGGCTAAAACGCTTTTGAACAGTTACTCTGTAATATTGGTTGCATCCCGTCcctgataaaataaatataaattaaattataataaaGCTATAAATGTTGATATTCCACAGCCAGAATGTGTACATGGAAAGATGGTAAATATTCAGCTAGGTGCTGTGAACCGGTCCAACACATGGACCTACATgtctgtgggaaagaaagaTCAAACTTATTGAACCAGCTTCAATGTAAAGCTCGCAATTTTTTAATATCATTTCAAATGTATCTCTAGAAGTCAGTTTACCCATTCAAAAACTACATCATGTACATGTGTTCTCATTACATTTTGAATGTACATTATCTCCTTATTGTCTGTAATTGTAGTATATAGAAGTGCACAACATTCCAAATTGCAAAGTACTGCTTCCAACtcagtgtttctttgtcatatttAAGACGCCAGGCATGTCAATTACAGTTGACCGATTGGATGAATTTTTGCTACTGTTGATACTGTTCATACTTGATAGATTTTACTGACCTAAATGCTAAAATTCAGTAAGATATATGGGTACATCATTGTTTACAGATGGAAATACCATGAAAAACGAGGTTATTGCAATATTCAATAATATGTATAGATTTCATGTCGCACAGCCCCCTAATAACTCCACATCTAGTCtacttttaaatgttcttaTAGTGTGCTCTGCAGAATATTGCTCATGCTTATGCCGTGTGCAGTTTAGTGTGACATTTGGGAAAaccttttttacattattttcaaaTAGGATAACATTAGTAAAGAACTTATTACTGTTTTTAGCCCTGTATTTTCTTGTCATTCCAGacatatttaaagcatttataaaattataaatCAGGCTGTATTTGTAACTGCTTTTACATTGCATTTGAAGATGCCGGGTCAGAAAGGGCtcaacaaattagaatatttaaATCTTAAGACTAATGTACTATTTTGTATAACATTGTAGTTTTTGATGTAATATACACTGTTTCTTCTCCTGTAGATGCCTGGTGTTACAGTGAAAGACGTCAACCAGCAGGAGTTTGTCCGTGCCCTTGCAGCCTTCCTGAAGAAGTCAGTATTATGTACCTTAATTTGATCTTATTTTAGATTAACAAAAGTTATATTGAATCTAATTTTTATTAGTTTACAATATGGTTACAGTATTACAAACAGTTGTATTCCAGTCTTTTTTCCATTCCATCATTAATGCATTAATTGTTATGGATTTCCTTGTATTTGTGGATTACCTGGGTTGTTACCAGCAGCTGAATTTGTTTATTGCCTCATTAAAAATTGGATTTAGTAGATTTAATgctaatgtttttttcctcaacTCCAGGTCAGGAAAGCTGAAGGTGCCTGACTGGGTGGACCTTGTCAAGCTGGGTAAGCACAAGGAGCTTGCTCCCAGTGATGAGAACTGGTTCTATATCAGAGCTGGTAAgtatgaacatttttttttcactctaaCTGGGTTTTCTGAGCTCTGAGAGTAGAATATTAATGTGCATGATTGCCTTTTATGTGAAAAATCATTTGTCGCTGCAGGGGCtaaaatacaatacattttCTTCATCTTCCTCTCCAGCATCTACAGTCCGCCACCTGTATCTCCGAGGTGGTGCTGGTGTTGGCTCCATGACTAAGATCTATGGTGGCCGTAAAAGGAATGGCGTGTGCCCTGCCCATTACAGCGTAGGATCAAAAAATGTGGCTCGCAAGGTGCTGCAGGCTCTTGAGCTTCTTAAGATGATTGAGAAGATTCCTAATGGGTAAGTGATGTTACACATCCGTTTCTCGTACAAAAAGTTGTAGAGAAGCTCTCTTTTGATTTAGTTGCAACTGTGTAAAATTTCGAGGACACTGGCATAAGGATATGTGGCTTGTCTTGAATATGATGGGTTGTGTTCCAAGAGTCATTTTTTTGCTTAAGATGTTATCACAACACACATGGCAGAtggcagtgtattttattgatccAAAACTTGTTGTGTTCTGCCGTGATGTTTTGATTAGCACAATTGTATAAAGTATGGATTTACCTATCTTCATTTTCCCCAGTGAAAGGTACAATTTTCAGCTATTTCTTATGGCAGCCAGGTTTTGGTGGTGAGATGTAGCTTCCCGTCGTTTTGCTTGTGTTATACTGCATACTTTAATTCAAACAAGTCATTTTGAAGTGTCACGAGGTTTTTGGAGATCTGACGCATCTGCAAAGTGAAAAGTGGCCAACTCTTGAAAAGTGATTTTTCAATTTGTGTGTTGGACTCTAGATTCACTTAAAATTTCACTGTGTAAATGCTGCTCACACCTACTTGTGGTAATTGTCTGAGAAATCCACAGTTGGCATCATCTTCACGTCACTTAATGAAATTAGTGTGGTTTGAAACTTCAACTGGTGACAAAAAATGACAGCAGTTTCATGAAAAACATCCGAAAATAAGCTGAGTGGTAAAATACCAGGTGCTTTAGCTGGCTTTGCAAAACTATG
This genomic stretch from Girardinichthys multiradiatus isolate DD_20200921_A chromosome 3, DD_fGirMul_XY1, whole genome shotgun sequence harbors:
- the rps19 gene encoding 40S ribosomal protein S19, encoding MPGVTVKDVNQQEFVRALAAFLKKSGKLKVPDWVDLVKLGKHKELAPSDENWFYIRAASTVRHLYLRGGAGVGSMTKIYGGRKRNGVCPAHYSVGSKNVARKVLQALELLKMIEKIPNGGRRLTPQGTRDLDRIAGQVAAANKKSV